A window from Cryptomeria japonica chromosome 1, Sugi_1.0, whole genome shotgun sequence encodes these proteins:
- the LOC131043598 gene encoding acetylajmalan esterase-like — MKYIKILFMVLVFSQVYLGDCNFSIYSFGDSLADTGNLLISNHQGLGAIIGKFPYGETFGFPTGCCSNGRLIADFIAKAFLKPYLHKNANFSDGINFAVAGATALESSFLTAKGIGPFWTNNWFLDYKRNFCSSNKDCESHFANAMFLMGEIGENDYNYPFAQQRPLTEVESLIPLVINKIKVALETLINLGGARKILIQNNLPIGCSPSYLSTKDGEKDSSGCIKNYNQFSEKSNKLLKQMVK; from the exons ATGAAGTATATAAAAATATTGTTTATGGTGTTGGTTTTCTCTCAAGTTTATTTGGGAGATTGCAATTTTTCAATATATAGTTTTGGAGATTCATTAGCAGACACTGGAAATTTGTTAATCTCAAATCATCAAGGTCTGGGTGCAATTATTGGAAAATTTCCATATGGAGAAACATTTGGTTTTCCAACTGGTTGTTGTTCTAATGGTAGATTGATTgctgatttcattg CTAAAGCATTTCTAAAACCTTATTTGCATAAAAATGCAAATTTTAGTGATGGCATAAACTTTGCAGTTGCTGGAGCTACTGCTTTGGAATCATCTTTTTTGACAGCAAAAGGAATTGGACCATTTTGGACAAACAATTGGTTCTTAGACTATAAGAGAAATTTTTGTTCATCTAACAAAG ATTGTGAGAGCCAttttgcaaatgcaatgtttttgatgGGAGAGATAGGTGAAAATGATTACAACTATCCATTTGCACAGCAAAGACCATTAACTGAAGTGGAATCCTTAATTCCTCtggttataaataaaattaaagtagcATTAGAG ACATTGATTAACTTAGGAGGAGCAAGGAAGATTTTAATTCAAAACAATTTGCCTATTGGTTGTTCACCATCCTATCTTTCTACAAAAGATGGTGAAAAGGATAGTAGTGGGTGTATAAAAAATTATAACCAATTTTCAGAAAAAAGCAACAAGC